One window of Athalia rosae chromosome 4, iyAthRosa1.1, whole genome shotgun sequence genomic DNA carries:
- the LOC105692562 gene encoding protein lifeguard 4-like: MATVPLMFAEEDIEGGGKEDSSHGIQNDFAYHNNVQNANIKIRMAFLRKVYGLLSVQLLMTIVVAAVCMLSTPVKLFIHQNEWMIGLSFFMTLGILMALVFKRREHPMNLILLGGFTIVQSYTVGVIVTMYDQAVVLEALFITMTVVAGLTAYTFQTKKDFSFLGFGLFAGLCALLVGGMIQLFVQSTALELLISIGGALLFSMFIIFDTQLLMRTLSPEEYILATINLYMDIINLFLHILRALAASRQ, encoded by the exons atgGCTACTGTACCATTAATGTTTGCGGAAGAGGATATTGAGGGAGGAGGCAAGGAGGATTCTTCACATGGAATACAGAATGATTTCGCTTATCATAATAATGTCCAAAATGCAAATATCAAGATCCGAATGGCCTTTTTGCGTAAGGTCTATGGTCTGTTGAGCGTTCAGCTACTTATGACAATTGTTGTCGCAGCTGTATGCATGTTGAGCACACCTGTGAAGTTGTTCATTCATCAGAA CGAATGGATGATCGGACTGTCATTTTTCATGACACTTGGAATTTTGATGGCCTTAGTTTTCAAACGAAGAGAGCATCCCatgaatttgattttgttgGGTGGATTT ACTATTGTTCAATCATATACTGTTGGTGTTATCGTTACAATGTACGATCAAGCAGTGGTTCTTGAAGCATTATTCATTACAATGACAGTGGTTGCTGGTTTGACGGCTTACACATTCCAAACTAAGAaagacttttcatttttaggcTTTGG ATTATTTGCTGGTCTTTGTGCACTATTAGTTGGTGGCATGATACAACTCTTTGTGCAGAGTACGGCACTTGAATTGCTGATCAGCATCGGAGGtgctttattattttcgatgTTCATAATATTTGATACGCAGCTTTTGATGCGCACACTGTCACCTGAGGAGTACATTCTCGCAACCATCAACCTCTACATGGATATAATTAATCTATTCTTGCACATTCTGCGGGCTCTGGCTGCCTCCAGGCAATAG
- the LOC105693020 gene encoding tRNA selenocysteine 1-associated protein 1 — protein MSGPMVLCQLWMGGLEPYMTESFIMNAFHKMNEQPQTVKVMRNRYTGEPAGYCFVHFPTDEMALDAMHKLNGKPIPGSNPTVRFRLNHASTTGKPATDREFSIWVGDLSTDVDDYSLYRAFAAKYNSIRTAKVILDSSGFSKGYGFVRFANEEEQKNSLVTMNGHRGLGTKSLKICNAVPRPWNKIAGSTPPQSSSDYSMSNMNAEPYNYYDTSSYWNSYSAWQQGYYESEPTSDNYNSYISDQKPEEDELELIEHSVPVDVDKANRDTIEQDYNMWDALESSKWIPCDTLELCY, from the exons ATGTCAGGCCCGATGGTTTTGTGCCAGCTTTGGATGGGAGGC TTGGAGCCATACATGACTGAGAGTTTCATAATGAATGCATTCCACAAAATGAACGAGCAACCACAAACAGTCAAAGTAATGCGAAACCGTTATACTGGTGAACCAGCTGGTTATTGCTTTGTTCACTTTCCTACCGATGAAATGGCACTCGATGCTATGCACAAATTGAATGGAAAACCTATACCAGGCTCCAATCCT ACAGTGCGCTTTCGTCTAAACCATGCCAGTACGACAGGAAAACCTGCAACAGACAGAGAATTTAGTATTTGGGTTGGTGACTTGTCAACAGATGTTGATGATTATTCATTATATAGAGCATTCGcagcaaaatataattcaattagAACAGCAAAAGTAATTTTGGATAGCTCTGGATTTAGTAAGGGCTATGGATTTGTTAGATTTGCTAACGaggaagagcagaaaaatagTTTGGTGACTATGAACGGACACAGAGGACTAGGTacaaaatctttgaaaatttgcaacgCTGTCCCTCGACCATGGAATAAAATCGCTGG ttcgACACCTCCGCAATCATCGTCTGATTACTCTATGTCGAACATGAATGCAGAACCATACAACTATTACGATACGTCTTCCTACTGGAACAGTTATAGTGCCTGGCAACAGGGTTACTATGAAAGTGAACCAACATCCGACAACTACAATAGTTATATTTCAGATCAGAAGCCGGAGGAAGATGAATTAGAATTAATAG AGCATTCCGTTCCAGTGGACGTTGATAAGGCCAACCGAGATACAATTGAGCAGGATTACAACATGTGGGATGCTTTGGAAAGTTCGAAATGGATACCCTGTGATACACTTGAATTATGTTATTGA
- the LOC105693018 gene encoding transcription factor TFIIIB component B'' homolog yields MRRARIKAVANVQTRRKTAQELPVLLPSQSSNPPETSKNLVRETTIQTATIGTIPEKVNHGTDDSKKAIKIPNSQIMGAHQTDQIQNKEISGPTQVTISRSHDNTLAVLGSLPSISDPISSKSPASPAKLMQNRSRFVKPVPRLDGSGRIRRSSIQGSGASASESEDDNKRLNYVLPCRMRNDSCGSIQSNKEPTASIGLNNISETRPAPKRRMVISESARKLAEARREFLHKHGNKAPDRNKLTMYDLIYYNPVTNPMKAQDKGVEKSREDSFRSVNDCIAQDEENVDEPYEMPVPQVKVGPDGQLIIDEQSLVIEQTGTKKGREALAKTEVVVDEGRSGNGFYKRPRKTKDWPKWETLRFYTALNTIGTDFLLMQSLFPDRSRQEIKLKFKKEEKTNRTLVEKALKYHQEFDMDALEQELATFEEREKLEREEKKKAKESKSKEKKRSKTKKKRKCAFVTSSIEQGDETGDEEGEQISDSDLADAMKCEKSNNSSIKKIKTGGKCKNDMSMDEALDDLMQGAGIFSDLESDTEIYEVKPTRSGRCPRSRKFQEFNMNKFDKTYVDDSTKNKENHENVSIRSGTEDQPTNSIDSSKESQSIVDPPKVRQRTIPDITKVEPGSLVILSSEAPGEPGRTMLQVYMVSPNLDPTDVGVKQSMAPVDLPSELLATVTTKISQSETPDS; encoded by the exons ATGCGTCGTGCTCGAATAAAAGCTGTAGCAAATGTCCAGACGCGACGAAAAACTGCACAAGAACTCCCTGTCTTATTGCCATCCCAATCATCCAACCCACCTGAAACCAGCAAGAATCTTGTCCGGGAAACTACCATTCAAACAGCAACTATTGGCACCATTCCAGAAAAAGTAAATCATGGAACAGACGACAGTAAAAAGGCAATAAAAATACCAAATTCCCAGATCATGGGTGCTCATCAGACTGATCAAATTCAGAATAAAGAGATCAGCGGACCTACACAGGTTACAATTTCTCGTTCACATGACAATACTTTGGCAGTCCTTGGATCACTCCCTTCTATATCTGATCCTATATCTTCAAAATCACCAGCCTCGCCTGCAAAACTTATGCAAAATCGATCAAGGTTTGTTAAACCAGTACCACGGCTGGATGGTAGTGGACGAATACGACGAAGTAGTATACAGGGAAGCGGTGCTAGTGCAAGCGAGTCTGAAGATGATAACAAGAGATTAAATTATGTTCTTCCCTGCCGCATGAGAAATGATTCCTGTGGTTCGATACAAAGTAACAAAGAACCCACTGCTAGCATTGGGCTCAATAACATTTCGGAAACCAGGCCAGCACCAAAAAGACGAATGGTCATTTCGGAGTCTGCACGGAAATTGGCAGAGGCGAGACGAGAGTTTCTACACAAGCATGGAAACAAGGCCCCAGATAGAAATAAACTTACTATGTACGATTTAATCTACTATAACCCTGTAACCAATCCAATGAAAGCTCAGGACAAGGGTGTGGAAAAATCAAGGGAAGATTCTTTTCGTTC AGTAAATGATTGTATTGCtcaagatgaagaaaatgtcGATGAACCGTATGAAATGCCAGTGCCTCAAGTCAAGGTTGGACCAGATGGTCAGTTAATCATAGATGAACAAAGTCTTGTTATCGAGCAAACTGGTACTAAGAAGGGTCGAGAAGCATTAGCAAAAACTGAGGTAGTCGTGGACGAAGGACGTTCAGGTAATGGATTTTACAAACGTCCTCGAAAAACTAAGGATTGGCCAAAATGGGAAACACTGAGATTTTACACCGCTTTGAATACTATTGGTACGGATTTTCTTCTGATGCAAAGCTTGTTCCCTGACCGATCTAGGCAagaaatcaaattgaaattcaaaaaggaagaaaaaactaacaGAACGTTGGTCGAGAAGGCATTGAAATATCATCAAGAATTTGACATGGATGCATTGGAGCAAGAACTtg CGACATttgaagaacgagaaaaattagaacgagaggagaaaaaaaaagcaaaagaaagtAAGTCCAAGGAAAAGAAGAGGtccaaaactaaaaaaaaaagaaaatgtg caTTTGTTACTTCAAGTATCGAGCAAGGGGATGAGACAGGAGATGAGGAAGGCGAGCAAATTAGCGATTCAGATTTGGCAGATGCaatgaaatgcgaaaaaagcAATAACTcaagtatcaaaaaaataaaaacaggtGGAAAATGCAAGAATGACATGTCAATGGACGAAGCGCTTGACGATTTGATGCAAGGTGCAGGAATCTTCAGCGATTTAGAAAGTGATACTGAAATATACGAGGTAAAACCAACGCGTTCCGGCCGATGTCCAAGGTCGAGGAAATTTCAAGAGTtcaatatgaataaatttgataaaacgtATGTGGACGATTctacaaaaaacaaagagaatcaCGAGAATGTGAGTATCAGATCAGGTACTGAGGATCAGCCGACTAATTCAATCGACTCTAGCAAAGAGAGTCAATCAATCGTCGACCCTCCCAAAGTTCGGCAAAGAACGATACCAGACATTACTAAAGTAGAGCCTGGTTCATTGGTCATCTTATCCAGCGAAGCACCTGGTGAACCAGGTAGAACGATGCTACAAGTTTACATGGTCAGCCCTAATTTGGATCCGACGGATGTCGGTGTTAAACAGAGCATGGCTCCCGTTGATTTGCCTTCAGAACTATTGGCGACAGTTACTACCAAAATATCACAAAGTGAAACACCCGATTCCTAA
- the LOC125500594 gene encoding uncharacterized protein LOC125500594, whose product MPLRNPRKWIVASEHEMGDRTRTRQQHEFMFYRYRSELIATVNTGSCMSLFSKNQERCESRTLEPQAALSGRDTVNQLCIVLYTYVIGNYMRMLHVIYPYWRAHTCQLIISYYRYYDIRHT is encoded by the exons ATGCCTCTTCGCAACCCCCGCAAATGGATCGTGGCATCAGAACACGAAATGGGAGACAGGACCCGAACAAGGCAACAGCACGAATTCATGTTTTATAGGTATAGGTCTGAACTCATCGCCACAGTCAATACAGGTTCTTGTATGAGTCTGTTTTCTAAGAATCAGGAACGATGTGAATCAAG GACTTTAGAGCCACAGGCTGCACTTTCTGGACGTGACACTGTGAACCAACTGTGTAtagtattgtatacatatgttatTGGGAATTACATGCGTATGTTACATGTCATATACCCATACTGGAGAGCCCATACATGCCAGTTGATCATTAGCTATTACCGCTATTACGATATACGTCATACTTGA